In Aptenodytes patagonicus chromosome 6, bAptPat1.pri.cur, whole genome shotgun sequence, one genomic interval encodes:
- the SUCNR1 gene encoding succinate receptor 1 isoform X2 yields MSRVLEKYYLSITYSLEFILGFTGNTIVMFGYIFCLKNWKSGNIYLFNLSLSDLLFLCTLPVLVNSYSRDQSSVESILCHSNRFLLHANLYGSILFLTTISIDRYMLIKCPFREHFLQKRKMALIVSFAIWIGVILELLPLVYFLEPVTPDNDYSCLDYASSGDPAKNLIYSMFLTVFGFLIPLMIMCCFYVKMVLFLKNRSEQLSSLLTLEKPLTLVILTVVIFSLLFTPYHIMRNVRLASRIPALNVSMCTQRIINIIYIITRPIAFLNSVINPVFYFLMGDHFREMLMAKIRQLSSRLTTTSK; encoded by the coding sequence ATGAGCAGAGTCCTAGAAAAGTATTATCTTTCCATCACGTACAGCCTTGAGTTCATCTTAGGCTTCACTGGAAACACCATTGTTATGTTCGGCtatattttctgtctgaaaaattgGAAAAGTGGCAACATCTACCTGTTTAATTTATCATTATCagatttattatttctttgtacTCTTCCAGTACTTGTGAACAGCTACTCCAGAGATCAATCGTCAGTGGAGAGCATCTTGTGCCACAGCAACAGGTTCCTGTTGCATGCAAACCTGTATGGCAGCATCCTTTTCCTCACCACTATCAGTATTGACCGATACATGCTCATAAAATGTCCTTTCAGAGAACATTttctacagaagaggaaaatggcCCTTATCGTGTCTTTTGCTATATGGATCGGAGTGATACTGGAATTGCTGCCGTTGGTGTATTTCCTGGAGCCTGTAACGCCTGACAATGATTACAGTTGTCTTGATTATGCAAGCTCTGGAGACCCCGCGAAAAACCTCATCTATAGCATGTTTCTGACGGTCTTTGGGTTCCTTATCCCTCTCATGATCATGTGCTGCTTCTATGTGAAGAtggttctttttcttaaaaacaggaGTGAGCAACTCAGCTCCCTCCTGACGCTTGAAAAACCTCTTACTTTAGTCATCCTCACAGTGGTTATCTTCTCATTGCTTTTTACTCCCTATCACATAATGCGCAATGTCAGACTTGCTTCCCGAATACCAGCCTTGAATGTATCTATGTGCACGCAGAGAATCATCAACATCATTTACATCATCACGAGACCCATTGCGTTTTTAAATAGTGTCATTAAtcctgttttttatttcttaatggGTGACCACTTCAGAGAGATGCTGATGGCAAAAATAAGGCAGCTCTCGAGCAGGTTGACAACCACCAGCAAATGA
- the SUCNR1 gene encoding succinate receptor 1 isoform X1 has translation MERQYPALGMAVNETGGCLPMSRVLEKYYLSITYSLEFILGFTGNTIVMFGYIFCLKNWKSGNIYLFNLSLSDLLFLCTLPVLVNSYSRDQSSVESILCHSNRFLLHANLYGSILFLTTISIDRYMLIKCPFREHFLQKRKMALIVSFAIWIGVILELLPLVYFLEPVTPDNDYSCLDYASSGDPAKNLIYSMFLTVFGFLIPLMIMCCFYVKMVLFLKNRSEQLSSLLTLEKPLTLVILTVVIFSLLFTPYHIMRNVRLASRIPALNVSMCTQRIINIIYIITRPIAFLNSVINPVFYFLMGDHFREMLMAKIRQLSSRLTTTSK, from the exons ATGGAGAGGCAGTATCCAGCCCTGGGAATG GCTGTGAACGAGACAGGTGGCTGTTTGCCGATGAGCAGAGTCCTAGAAAAGTATTATCTTTCCATCACGTACAGCCTTGAGTTCATCTTAGGCTTCACTGGAAACACCATTGTTATGTTCGGCtatattttctgtctgaaaaattgGAAAAGTGGCAACATCTACCTGTTTAATTTATCATTATCagatttattatttctttgtacTCTTCCAGTACTTGTGAACAGCTACTCCAGAGATCAATCGTCAGTGGAGAGCATCTTGTGCCACAGCAACAGGTTCCTGTTGCATGCAAACCTGTATGGCAGCATCCTTTTCCTCACCACTATCAGTATTGACCGATACATGCTCATAAAATGTCCTTTCAGAGAACATTttctacagaagaggaaaatggcCCTTATCGTGTCTTTTGCTATATGGATCGGAGTGATACTGGAATTGCTGCCGTTGGTGTATTTCCTGGAGCCTGTAACGCCTGACAATGATTACAGTTGTCTTGATTATGCAAGCTCTGGAGACCCCGCGAAAAACCTCATCTATAGCATGTTTCTGACGGTCTTTGGGTTCCTTATCCCTCTCATGATCATGTGCTGCTTCTATGTGAAGAtggttctttttcttaaaaacaggaGTGAGCAACTCAGCTCCCTCCTGACGCTTGAAAAACCTCTTACTTTAGTCATCCTCACAGTGGTTATCTTCTCATTGCTTTTTACTCCCTATCACATAATGCGCAATGTCAGACTTGCTTCCCGAATACCAGCCTTGAATGTATCTATGTGCACGCAGAGAATCATCAACATCATTTACATCATCACGAGACCCATTGCGTTTTTAAATAGTGTCATTAAtcctgttttttatttcttaatggGTGACCACTTCAGAGAGATGCTGATGGCAAAAATAAGGCAGCTCTCGAGCAGGTTGACAACCACCAGCAAATGA